TGCTCTTGAGGTCGCGGGCGAAGAGCGTGACCCCCCACTCCCAGTCGTCGAGGCCGGTGCTGCTGGTGATGAGTTGCAGGACGCGGCCGGCGAACTTGCGGCCGGTGGCGCCGTGGCCCCCCATGAGCCGTTTCCGCTCCTCGAAGGGCAGGGCGTACCAGTTGCGCTGCTCGCCGCGGACCTTGCTCATCGGGTAGAAGCAGATGATCGGCATGTCGGTCGGGAGCTGCGGGTGGACCCGCGCCTCGGCATAGGCGCGCATGCGCGCCGCCATCGCGTCCATGCGCTTCCTGAATTCCGGCGAGTCGGGATCGAGGTGCTGCTGCTCGACCAGCTCCCTGGCCCAGTCGTCGGGGCCGCTCATGTACTCGCTGACCTCGGACATCGAGAGGAAGGCGTGGACCGGCGTCAGGCAGGTACCGAAGGTGGTGGCGGCGAGGGATTGGCCGAGCTGCTGGACGCGGCGCAGGTCCGGGTGCACGGCCATGTAGCCGACGTCCGCCTTGGCAATCCCCGCCAGCGGGACGAATTGGAGCCCCTCCTCGGCGCCGAGGGCGGCGAGGCGGGTGGTGTACTCCTCGATCGCGGCGCGTCGGGCGTCCGGCGTCAGCGCCTGCCAGCGCCGGCGATCGATGCGAAAGAACTGGTGGACGACCGGCCAGCCGACCAGGTCCTGCAGGGGTTCAGCCATGGCGCGGACGATAGCATCGGATTCCCCGTCGCGGCTATCCGATGAGGGTTCCCAAACCCCGGGGGGACAGCCTACTATGCGGCCCGAAAGGAACGATCACGATGCCGCTCTCCGCCGCCGCGCGCCTGTTCTCGCCGACCGACGCCGACATGCGCGCCGCCGCGTTCACCGAGAGCGCCACCAGCGCGCGGCGGTCGCAGCAGATCCTGATCTACGGCATGGGGCTGGCGATCGGCCTGCAGAGCGGTCTGGTGAACTACGCGCTCTGGCACAAGCCGTCGACCGCCCTGTTCATCGTCTTCGCCGCCCTGGTGTTCGCGGCGCTGATGCAGGTGCTCTGGCAGCGGGTGATGCCGCGCTTCTCGCGCCTCGCGCTGGGGCGGCGCATCGCCGCGCAGACGGCGGTGGCGCTGCTCGCCTTCACGGCGTTGTCCCTGGCGCTGATGGAGCTGCGCGGGGCGCTGCTGTCGCAATCGTCGCTGCTCTCGCCCTACAGCGGTCCCGACGTCCACATCACCATCGACGCGGAAACCATCCGCCGCGCGCCGCTGATCTTCGCGATGATTCCGATCCTGCCGGTGGTCCTCATCTGCGTCGTCGGCTTCCATCAGCACTGGTGGCGCATCGTGCGCCTGCAGAATCGGCAGGAGGCGCTGCGCGAGCTGGCGGTGTCGGCGCAATTGGCGGCGCTGCGGGCGCAGGTCAATCCGCATTTCCTCTTCAACTCGCTCAACTCGATCGCCCAGCTCATCGTCACCGAGCCGCGCAAGGCCGAGGCGTGCGTCGAGCGCCTGGCGGAGATCTACCGCTACCTCCTGCACCGGGCCCATACCGACTTCGTGCCGCTCGCCGAGGAGCTGAGCGTCGCCGAGTCGTATCTCGAGATCGAGCGCGCCCGCTTCGGCGACGCGCTGCGCGTCGAGGAGCGCATCGACGACCGCGCCCGCGATCTGCTGCTGCCGAGCCTGATCCTGCAGCCGTTGGTGGAGAACGCGGTCAAGCACGGCATCTCGCCCAAGGTCGGCGGCGGCCGGGTGACCATCGAGGCGCGGATCGACGACGGCGATCTGCGGCTGGCGGTGCGCGATACCGGCGTCGGTCTCGACGACCAGCGCAGCATCTTCGAGCACGGCGTCGGGCTGCGCAACGTGCGCGAGCGGCTGCTGCGCCTGTACGGCGCCGACTACGCGCCGCAGGTGATCAGCCAGCCGGGCGCGGGGACCACCGTCACCCTGCGCATCCCCGTCGTGCAGGGCAGCGCGTGATGCTGCGCACGGTCGTGGTCGACGACGAGAAGCTGGCGCGCGACCGCCTCTGCGGCTTTCTGCGCGCCATCGACGACGTCGAGATCGTCGGCGAGGCCACGAACGGCCCGGAGGCGGTGGCGCTGATCGAGGATCGGCGGCCGGATCTCGTCCTGCTCGACGTGCAGATGCCGGGCATGGACGGCTTCGGCGTCCTGCGCCAGCTCCGGCACCGGCCGGAGGTCGTGTTCGCCACGGCGTACGACGATTACGCCATCAAGGCGTTCGAGGTGCAGGCGGCCGACTACCTCCTGAAGCCGATCTCGCGCGATCGCCTCTGCGAGGCCGTGCGCCGCATCCGCGACCGCCGGGCGCGCGCCCTCGCCGACGGCGATCTGCAGGAGGCGATGCGAGCCCTGCAACAGCGCGACAAGCGCTACGCGACGCAGCTCACGGTGCAGAAGGGGCGCCAGATCCTGCTGCTCGCCACCAACGACGTCTACTGGTTCGAGGTCGAGTACCGGCTCGTCCATGCCCACACCGCCAGCGAGCGCTTCATGAGCAACTACACGCTGAGGGATCTCGAGGCGCGCCTCGATCCGGAGGTCTTCTTCCGCGCCCACAAGTCGCGCCTCGTCAACCTCCACCACGTGAAGGCGATCGTCCCGTGGTTCGCTGGTCGCTACAAGCTGGTGATGCGCAACCCGGCGGCGTCGGAAGTCGAGCTCAGCCGCGCCCAGGCGCGGGTGCTCCGCCGCCGCATGCAGTGGTGACGGGCGCCGATCGCGGGTCGCACCGGCGGCGGATCCGTTCGCCGTCCCCTTTGGGGGACAAGTTTGACCCAAATAGGGCGAACGCGTAAATGCGTTCAGAAGAACGGGAGCCGAGTGAGCCGCGCGGCCAGGCGCCGGCCGTCGACCGCGACGAATGCTGAATGGTGTCATGGCGGGTGAGCGAGCCCGCCGCAGTGGAACGGCCTGGGCGGCGCGCACCGCCGGCTGCCTCGCCAGCCTCGTGCTCCTGATCGCAGCATCCGGCGCGGGTGCCGGCGAATTGCGGGGCGACGCGAACTGCGACGGGCGCGTCGACGCGGCCGATGTCGACGCCATGATCGCCGACCTGTTCGATCCCCGGGTTGTCTGCGCCGGCGTCGATGCCAACGGCGACGGGCGCGTCAGCGCCGCCGACATCGTCGCCGAAATGGAGATCCTGGCCAGCGTGCCGACCGTCACGCCGGGCCCCGCGACCGCCACCGCGACGGTGACGCCGGTGCGCACGGCGACCGTGACGCCGATCGATACCGAGGTGCCGCCCACCGGCACCGACACGCCGCTGCCGCCGACCGCAACCCTCACCGCCACCGCGACGGCGAGCGTGACGCCCACGGAGCCGACGCCGACCGGGACGCTGCCGACCGCGACCATCACGCCGACGCCGTTCGATACGCCGACCCGCACCCTCTCGCCGAGCGCCACGGCGACGCCGAGCGCGACCCAATCGGCCACCGTCACTGCGTCGACCACCACCGCAGGCACCGCGACGGTAGGCGACAGCCCCACCCGCACCCGCACACCGACCATTACGAAGCGCCCGACGCGGGAACCGACCGTCACCGAGACCCCGACCGACACCCGCACGGCGACGCGGACGCCGACCGCGTCGCGCACCCGCACGCCCACCAACACGGCCGAGCCCAGCGCCACCCGGCGCACCACCGGCACCACCACGCCGAGCGCGACGCCGACCGCGACCCGCACCGCCAACGCCACGCCCGCCACGGCGACGGGCACGCCGGCGCCCGGGACCGCGACCAACACCCCGACGGTGACCCGGACCGCGACGCCGGGCACGCCCGAGGCCGGGACGCCGACCCGCACCCCGACGATCACCCGCACCGCGACGCCGACCGTGAGCCCGAGCCGCACCGGCACGGAGACGCGTACGCCCGCCAACACCCAGACGCCGAGCATCACGCGGACGCCGACGGTGACCGCGACGCCGACCGATTCGCGCACGCCGACCCGCACCGTCACCGCCTCCCGCACCGGGACGGCGACGCGGACCGCGACGCTCACCTTCTCGCCGACGGTCACCCGCACGCCGACCCTCACCCGGCCGCCGAGCCCGACGCGCACGGACACGCGGACGCCGACCGTGACGCCCACCCGCACCGTGACCCGCACGCCGACCCCGACCATTCCGCGGCCGTTCGGGCCGGAGCTCACCTTCTTCGGCATCGCCTCGGCGGACAACATCGTGCGCACGCCGAGCGGCCAGACGGATGAAGGGGTGCCGCTCTACGACTGGCCGACGCAGGCGGGGTTCATCGTCGTCGTCGAGGGCCGTCCCGGGACCAGCAATCGACAGATCAACTTCACCTGCGGCATCATGGACACCGCCCCCTGCACCGATCGGGCGCCGCTCCAGGTGATTGCCAATCGCCCGCTGGGCAACGGCAGCGCCGCGGTGTGCGACACGACGCCACCGAACATCGGGGGCGTTCCCGCGGTGCCGGGACTGGCGTTCGGCCCCGATCAGTCGACGACCAACGCCATCAACGATCTGGCCTGCCGGTTCGACTATCATCCCAGCACCGCCCAGGCCTGCACCTTCGACCCGCTGGGCAACTTCAGATTCGTCGACTCCCGGACCACGGCGCAGTTCTGCTCGGTGCCGGCCATCGGGCAGGAGCTGGCGTTCAAATCCGGCATCACTCGCCTCAAGGTGCAGTTGGTGGACGTCGCCGGTAACGTCGGCAGCATGGCGGAGATCGCGATCCGGGTGCCGTGACGCGACCGCACGGAGGATTCCAGATGCGCGCCATCTTCGTCGCCGCGGCGCTCGCCGCGGCCTTCTGCGTCGGCGTCGCCGTCGCCAAGCAGCCCGGTCCGGTGATCCAGGAGCTGGGGCCGGTGGTCCCGACGCCGCAGCCGTCGCCGAAGGCCGAGCGCCACGTGCGCCTGATCAGCTCGCTGACCCTCGGCAACCGGCCGGACGGCGACACCGTCATCGCGTTCGAGGCGACCGACTTCGGCGTGTCGGACGCCGGCGAGGACACCAAGTACCGCACCATCGCCACCGAGCAGTACACGCTGATCGATCCCAAGCCGGAGGCGCGCGAGCTGCGCGACGAGATCATGCGCAAGCTGCGCGAGCTCGAGAGCGACATGCTGCGCTACGTCGAGATCGCGGGCCCGCCGCGCGTGCGCGACACCGTCCAGTCGCTCGGCGCCGGATCCGTGCGGCCCTGAAAGGGCGGCGCCCGCATCCGGCGTGAAGCGGGCGCCGATCGGCCGAGGACAGGTTACGCCGCGGCGCAACCGCCGAGCGCGTTGTTGACCGCCCGCACCAGCTCCTCGATCGTCACCGCGCCGTCGCCGTTCGGGTCGCTGGCGGGACAGGCGCCCGGCTCGTCGTTGGCGAGCGCGATGTTGACCATCTGGATGAGCTCGTTGATGGCGACGGTGCCGTCGGCGTTGCAGTCGCCGACGCAGCCGATGGGCGTGGCGGTGGCGGTCGCTTCCGGCGTCTCGGTCTCGGTGCCCGTCGGCGTCTCGGTGGCGGTGCGGGTCGCCTGACCGGTGAGCGTCGGGGTCGGCGTGCGGGTGTCGGTCGGCGTCGGCGTCGAGGTCACGGTCGGGGCCGGCGTCTGGGCGCCGCCCACGTAGGCGCGGCCGTACTTGAGCAGATTGTCGAGCGCCTTGTTCATCGAGCTCGGCTGCCCCGGCGTGCAGTAGGTCAGCGTGGTCACGATCACCCGGCCGGCGCCGTAGTTGTACTCGATCCACGTCGGCTGGCCGGTGGCGCCCTGCAGCACCGTGGTGACCCCCGCCGGCAGCCCGTTGAGATCACTGAGGAAGCCGAGCGCGGTCGGATTCCACTGCGTGAATGTCGAGTTGGTGAGGGGGTCGCCGCCGTAGCCCTCGCCGGTGACGTAGGGGTGCAGCAGATTGAGAATGGTCTGCGAGTTCACCTGCTGCGAGGGCTGGCTCAGGTTGACGCCGCCGGGCGCGATGTCGGTGCGCACCAGCGAGCCGCCGCCAGCGACGTTGATCACCGCCAGGCCGCCGAGGCTGACGAAGCGGTCGAGGAAGCCGCCCGGCTGCGACATGTTCTGCAGCAGGCCGTAGTCGCTGTCGCTCAGCCCGGGCGCGACGTACACGCTCAGAAACTGGTTGTGCAGCGTCTCCGCTTCGTTTCCCGGGCGTCCCAGCTCGCCGATCTGCCGGCTGGTGGTGCTGAAGAGCAGCTCGCTGGCGCGCTCTTCGGTGCAGGCCGCGGAGTTGGTGCTGGTCACCACCAGGACGTAGTCGCCGCGCGGCGGGAAGGTGTTGGTCGGGGTCGGCGTCGGTCCGGTGGGGGTCGCCGTCGCCGTATGGCTCGGGGTGAGAGTGATCGTCTCGGTCGGCACCGGGGTATCGGTCGGGGTTTCGGTGACCGTCGGGCCCTCGGGGGTGTCGGTGGCGGTGGCGGTGATGGTGCCGGTGGCCGTCACCGTGGCGGTGGCCGTGGCGGTGCCGGTGCTCGACGGCGTCAGCGTGGCGCTCGGCAGCGGCGTCTCGCTTGGCGTGGCGGAGCTGGTCGCGCTCGCGGTCGGGGTCTGCGACACGGTGGCCGTGATCGTCGGCGTGCTGGTGGCGGTGGGGGTGCGGGTCGCGGTGCCGGTCGGCGTGACCGTGAAGGTCGGCGTGGCGGTGGCGGTCGGGCCGACGGGGGTGTCGGTGACGGTCGGCGTCACCGACGGGGTGAGCGTCCGCGTCGGCGTCGCGGTGATGGTCGGGGTCAGGGTGGCGGTGCTGGTCGGCGGCGGGATCGGGGTCGGCGGGTCGCGGTCGTACACCACCTCGAGCACGGCCTGCGAGATGACGGTGCCCTGGGTGTTCATGGCATGGCGGACGCCGAACTCGCTGGCCGCCAGGTCGGTCGGCGACCAGGCGGCGCCGGTGGCCGGGTTCACTTCGTCGAAGCGGCCGAAGCCGGTGAACGACTGGCCCGGATCGAAGGCGACGTCCGGCTGATCGACCCCGCCGGCGGTGCCGCAGCCGCCGGTGCGGATGAACATGCCGGCGGGCGTGGTGATCGCGTCCTCGTCGCGGGCGCCGATGATGGTCTTGACGCCGAGGATCGGGCCGGTGACCCCGCGCGACATCGCGTCCTGCTGGAAGCAGAAGGTCTGGCGCGCGTTCGAGATCGTCGAGCGAACCCCGGCGGCGGCGACCGGCGGGCGCGGCCGGACGCACGGATACTTCCCGGGCCCGGCGCAGTTCTGCGCCTGCCAGGCGCTCCAGAACCCGTCGGTCGTGGGCTCGAAGGCCACCATGCCGAGGTCGCCCGGCCACATGGTGCCGATCGAGAAGGTGTGGTCGTCCCAGCGCAGCCGCGGCGGGTTGCTCGCCGAGTCGTCGGGGCCGATGCGGATGGTCGTCACCGTGTCGCCGACGCTGTGGCTGCCCGAGGCCTCCTGGACGCCGTTGATGCGCAGGGTAGCCATCCCGACCGAGCCCTGCGCCTGCGCCTGGTACTGGACCTCGAGCTTGGTGTACGTCGGACACGGCGACAGCGGCGTCGTGCTGGTGCCGACGGCGCTCCCGCCGACGTTGAGCTGCAGCCGCGCGTCGGGGAGCAGGTAGAGCTCGACCACCGGCAGTTGCGCCGACAGGCCGAACCAGTTGCGGATGCGCCGCGACCCGGGGCCGATGGTGGACGGGAAACAGGCGTAGATGCCGTCGGTGAACACGCTGGTCGGGGCGCTGAGCGACGTGAACACGTAGCGCGCGGCGCCGGACACCGCCGCCTCGAGCGCGTACTCGCCGGTGCGCGGCTCGCCGGCGTTGCTGGTGACCGCGGCGTTGAAGCCCTGCGGCACCACCGTGTAGTCGCCGGCCCAGCCGCCCTCGAAGCCGTTGGCCCGCACCAGCGAGCGCAGGATCGGCGTCAGCGTCGGGGTCGGCGTGTCGGTGCGGGTGGGGGTGTTGGTGACGGTGGCGGTGGCGGTGGCCGTGGAGGTCGGCGTGCGCGTCGCCGTGACGGTGAATGTGAAGGTCGGCGTCGGCGTGACGGTCGGCGTCGCCGTCACCGTCGGCGTGAAGGTCACCGTCGGCGTCGGCGTCACGGTCGGGGTGAAGGTCCGGGTTGGGGTGTCGGTCGGCGTTGGCGTGATCGTCGGCGTCGCCGTCGCGGTGCCGGTCGGCGTGAACGTCGCGGTCGGAGTGAAGGTCGCGGTCGGGGTGAACGTCGCCGTCGGCGTCGCCGTCGGCGTGCTGGTCGGCGTCGGCGAGGCGAAACCGAAGGTGTCGAAGGCGACCTCGCGCACCACCTGCGTGACCCGGGCGACGCTGCCGCCGGTGAAGACGATCGTCGCGGCGGCGTTCGAGAGGTCGGCGACCGACCACGGCAGGCCGGTCACCGGGTTGTCGTAGTCGATGCGGGTGATGCCGCGGTAGGTGGGGGCGAGAGTGGCGCTCGACGGGTCGGCGAGGCCGCCGCCGTTGCCGCCGCAGGCGAGCGCGTTGGTACGCAGCCTGAGATCGACGTCGGCCGAGGCGCCGGTGGTGCGGGCGACGAAGAGATCCTTGGCGGCGATGACGGTGCCGAAGACGCCGCCCTCGCCCGCCTTCTGCAGACAGAACATCTGCGTCGCGTTGACGGTCGCGGTCGAGACGTACGAGGCATCGCCGTCGGGGGGCTGCTCGTTGGTGCAGGCGACGGCGTTGGCGCAGCCGCCGCCGGTGGTCCACTGCGACAGCAGGTTGGGATCGGCGGTGCCGAGCCGTGGCAACAGACCGGCGATGCGCAACGCGGTGGGGAACGTCAGGCCGTCCTCCAGGCCGTGGTCGTCCCACACCAGGGCGACGGCGTCGCTCTGGCCGTCGTCCGGGCCGATGCGGCTGGCGTCGATCAACGCGCTGGCGAAGTGTTGGCCGCTGCGCCGGTTGCCGTCGACCGTCAGCGCCGCCGAGCCGCCGGGGGCCTTCTGGTACTCGACGAACACGGACGAGAAATCGGGACAGGTCGCGACCGGCGTGCTGGCGCTGCCGATCGGAACGCCGTTGACCGTGAGCACGAGCTGGTTGCTCGGCGTCAGCACCAACTGCGCCACCACCGTGCTGCCGCTCAGCCAACTGCGGACGCGTCGCACGCCCATGGTCGGCGGCGTCTGGACGCAGGCCCAGATGCCGTCGGTGAACGTGCCGACGGCGCTGTCGAGCGCCACCTGGACGTACTCGTTGCCGCCGCCCGCGGCCGCGGTCTGCAGGCCGTAGCGACCGGCGGCGTCGGCGCGATGCGTCATCGACCCCACCGGCGAGCCGGCGCCGACCGCGTAGTCGCCGGGGCCGCCGCTCTCGAAGCCGTTGAAGCGCACCAGTTGCGGCGAGCCCTGGCCGACCGTGGTGCGTGCCGCCACCACCACGAGGGCGAGCGCGGCGCCGGCGCCGAGTCCGAGAGCCAGCGAGCGGACGGCCCCGCGCACGGGGCGATGAACGGGGGCTGTTCGCCGAGCCACTGACGTCTCGATCCGCCGCTCCCAAGCCGGCGAGCACCACGATCGTCGGCGCTTCGTTGACTTGGGGTGCTGGACCCTGATACCCGCTGGAGCTTCTTCATTCAAGCGCGCCAACCTGCATGAAAGTCCCGTCAGTCAAAGGTTTTCACGACATCCTGCCGGGCGAATCGGGGCGCTGGGCGGGGCTCGAGGCGACGGCGCGGCGGGTCTTCGCGCAGTACAACTACCACGAGATCCGCATTCCGATCGTCGAGCGCGCCGAGCTCTTCCGGCGCTCCGTCGGCGAGACCTCGGACATCGTCGAGAAGGAGATGTACGCCTTCGCGGATCGCGACGGCACGCCGCTGACCCTGCGACCCGAGGGCACGGCGTCGGTGGTGCGCGCCTACGTCGAGCACGCGCTGCACGCCGCGGAGCCGGTGGCGAAGCTCTACTACTTCGGGCCGATGTTCCGCCGCGAGCGGCCGCAGCGGGGGCGGCTGCGGCAGTTCTCGCAGATCGGCGCCGAGCTCATCGGCCGCGACGATCCGGCCGCCGACGCCGAGGTGCTGCTGCTGCTGCACGACCTGCTGCGCGATGTCGGCGTCGACGGCGCCGCCGTGCACATCAACTCGCTCGGCGACCGCGCCTGTCGGCCGGCCTATCGCGAGGCCCTGGTCGCCTGGGGCGGCGCGCACGTCGACCAGTTGTGCGCCGACTGCCGCCGCCGGCTGGAGCAGAACCCGCTGCGCCTGCTCGATTGCAAGCAGCCGGGGTGCGTCGCCCTGCGCGACCGCGCGCCACGCATGCTCGACCACCTGTGCGATCCCTGTCGCGCCCACTTCGACCGGGTGCTGGCGCTGCTGGCGGCGCACGGCGTGCGGCCGCACCTGCAGCCGTACATGGTGCGCGGGCTGGACTACTACTGCCGCACCGCGTTCGAAGTGGTGGCGGAGGGCCTGGGGGCGCAGAACGCGCTCGGCGGCGGCGGGCGCTACGACGGGCTGGTGAAGGATCTCGGCGGCCCCGACATCGCCGGCGTCGGCTTCGCGCTCGGCGTCGAGCGCCTGGCCATGGTGCTCGGCGACCAATCGGCGCCCGCGGTCCCGGAGTTCGTCATCGCGCCGCTCGGCGCCGCGGCCGAGGTGGCGGCGGCGACGCTGGCGCACCGCCTGCGGCGCGCCGGCGCGCGGGTCGAGGTCGAGCCCGGCGAACGCA
This portion of the bacterium genome encodes:
- a CDS encoding histidine kinase, giving the protein MPLSAAARLFSPTDADMRAAAFTESATSARRSQQILIYGMGLAIGLQSGLVNYALWHKPSTALFIVFAALVFAALMQVLWQRVMPRFSRLALGRRIAAQTAVALLAFTALSLALMELRGALLSQSSLLSPYSGPDVHITIDAETIRRAPLIFAMIPILPVVLICVVGFHQHWWRIVRLQNRQEALRELAVSAQLAALRAQVNPHFLFNSLNSIAQLIVTEPRKAEACVERLAEIYRYLLHRAHTDFVPLAEELSVAESYLEIERARFGDALRVEERIDDRARDLLLPSLILQPLVENAVKHGISPKVGGGRVTIEARIDDGDLRLAVRDTGVGLDDQRSIFEHGVGLRNVRERLLRLYGADYAPQVISQPGAGTTVTLRIPVVQGSA
- a CDS encoding dockerin type I repeat-containing protein encodes the protein MAGERARRSGTAWAARTAGCLASLVLLIAASGAGAGELRGDANCDGRVDAADVDAMIADLFDPRVVCAGVDANGDGRVSAADIVAEMEILASVPTVTPGPATATATVTPVRTATVTPIDTEVPPTGTDTPLPPTATLTATATASVTPTEPTPTGTLPTATITPTPFDTPTRTLSPSATATPSATQSATVTASTTTAGTATVGDSPTRTRTPTITKRPTREPTVTETPTDTRTATRTPTASRTRTPTNTAEPSATRRTTGTTTPSATPTATRTANATPATATGTPAPGTATNTPTVTRTATPGTPEAGTPTRTPTITRTATPTVSPSRTGTETRTPANTQTPSITRTPTVTATPTDSRTPTRTVTASRTGTATRTATLTFSPTVTRTPTLTRPPSPTRTDTRTPTVTPTRTVTRTPTPTIPRPFGPELTFFGIASADNIVRTPSGQTDEGVPLYDWPTQAGFIVVVEGRPGTSNRQINFTCGIMDTAPCTDRAPLQVIANRPLGNGSAAVCDTTPPNIGGVPAVPGLAFGPDQSTTNAINDLACRFDYHPSTAQACTFDPLGNFRFVDSRTTAQFCSVPAIGQELAFKSGITRLKVQLVDVAGNVGSMAEIAIRVP
- a CDS encoding response regulator transcription factor, producing MLRTVVVDDEKLARDRLCGFLRAIDDVEIVGEATNGPEAVALIEDRRPDLVLLDVQMPGMDGFGVLRQLRHRPEVVFATAYDDYAIKAFEVQAADYLLKPISRDRLCEAVRRIRDRRARALADGDLQEAMRALQQRDKRYATQLTVQKGRQILLLATNDVYWFEVEYRLVHAHTASERFMSNYTLRDLEARLDPEVFFRAHKSRLVNLHHVKAIVPWFAGRYKLVMRNPAASEVELSRAQARVLRRRMQW
- the hisS gene encoding histidine--tRNA ligase, yielding MKVPSVKGFHDILPGESGRWAGLEATARRVFAQYNYHEIRIPIVERAELFRRSVGETSDIVEKEMYAFADRDGTPLTLRPEGTASVVRAYVEHALHAAEPVAKLYYFGPMFRRERPQRGRLRQFSQIGAELIGRDDPAADAEVLLLLHDLLRDVGVDGAAVHINSLGDRACRPAYREALVAWGGAHVDQLCADCRRRLEQNPLRLLDCKQPGCVALRDRAPRMLDHLCDPCRAHFDRVLALLAAHGVRPHLQPYMVRGLDYYCRTAFEVVAEGLGAQNALGGGGRYDGLVKDLGGPDIAGVGFALGVERLAMVLGDQSAPAVPEFVIAPLGAAAEVAAATLAHRLRRAGARVEVEPGERSLKSQMRHAGKLGARYVVLLGEDELASGRVTVRDMTERRDLRQVAALDGSAEELRAALAAGADAGGMERHA
- a CDS encoding chlorite dismutase family protein, with protein sequence MAEPLQDLVGWPVVHQFFRIDRRRWQALTPDARRAAIEEYTTRLAALGAEEGLQFVPLAGIAKADVGYMAVHPDLRRVQQLGQSLAATTFGTCLTPVHAFLSMSEVSEYMSGPDDWARELVEQQHLDPDSPEFRKRMDAMAARMRAYAEARVHPQLPTDMPIICFYPMSKVRGEQRNWYALPFEERKRLMGGHGATGRKFAGRVLQLITSSTGLDDWEWGVTLFARDLKSIRDVVYEMRFDEGSALYGLFGEFYVFLRLDPADLQATLQL